The region CCGGTGGTGACCGAGCCCAAGAAGGCCTCCCTGGCCCTGAAGTGGGCGGTCAACGAGATGGAGCGCCGCTACAAGCTGATGGCCAACAAGGGCGTGCGCAACATCGAGTCCTACAACAAGAAACTGGCCGGCGAGGCCCAGGAGTTGGAAGAATTGGGCGCCATCCCCGAGGCCGAGATCATCGAGGAGTTGGAGGAGATCGTCGAAGAGGGGGAGGCGGTGGTCGATCCGCTCCCCTTTGCCGTGGACGCCGAGGAGGAGTTGGAGCACAGCCACCTCCCCTACATCGTGGTCATCGTGGACGAGTTGGCCGACCTGATGATGGTGGCCGGCCGCGAGGTGGAGGAACACATCGCCCGCCTGGCACAGAAGGCCCGCGCCTCGGGCATTCACCTGATCCTGGCGACCCAGCGCCCGTCGGTGGACGTCATCACCGGCCTGATCAAGGCCAACCTGCCGTCGCGCATCTCCTTCCAGGTGTCGTCCAAGGTCGATTCGCGCACCATCTTGGACTGCAACGGGGCCGAGAGCCTCTTGGGGGCCGGCGACATGCTCTACATGCCCCCCGGCACCTCCAAGCTGCAACGCATCCACGGCGCCTTCGTCTCCGACGCCGAGGTCCAGCGGGTGGTGGACTTCCTCAAGAAACAGGGCAAGCCGGTCTACGAAAAATCGATCCTGGAGATGAAGGATACGGACGAAAAGGGGGGCGACGGGGAGGACGAGGAACTGGACGAACGCTGGGAGGACGCCCTGCGCCTGGTGGCCGAAACCAAGCAGGCCAGCATCTCCATGGTCCAGCGCCGGCTGCGCATCGGCTACAACCGGGCCGCGCGCATCATCGAGATGATGGAGCGGGAAGGGATGGTCGCCCCCAGCGATGGCACCAGCAAACCCCGGGAGATCTACACGGATATCATCCAGGCCTATCTGAATTCCCAGTTGACGCGGTGAGGTGAACATGGACTCCATACGGGCAGCCGCCATTCAGTTCCACGTCACACAGGGTGCAGTGGACGCCAACCTGGCCCAGGTCCGGGAGGCCCTGCGGCGCGGCGCCGCCCAAGGCGCCAACCTGGCTGTGCTGCCGGAGATGTGGTCCACGGGCTTCGCCTACAAGAACCTCAACGAACTGGCCCAGCGCACCGCCGGGATCGTGGACGAACTTCTCGCCCTGTCGCGGGAGCTGAACCTGGTGATCGTCGGCAGCATGCCCGAACCGGGCGGGGACAAGGTATTCAACACCGTGTTCCTGGTGGACAACGGCACCCTGGCGGGGGTCTACCGCAAGATCCACCTCTTCTCCCTGCTGGGGGAGGACCGGGCCTTTTCCGGCGGCGATCGCTGGCTGCTGGCCGAGACCTCCCTGGGCCCGGTGGGCGTGATCGTCTGCTACGACCTGCGCTTCCCCGAACTCTCCCGCCGGCTGGCCGTGGAGGGCGCCCGGGTGATCTGCATCCCGGCCCAGTGGCCCCGACCGCGGGAGGAGCACTGGCGCACCCTCGTCCGCGCCCGGGCCATCGAGAACCAGCTCTTCGTGGTGGCCTGCAACGCCTGCGGCCCCAGCGGCAAACTGAACCTCTTCGGCATGAGCATGATCGTCGATCCCCAGGGGGAGGTGCTGGCCGAGGCGGGCGACGGGGAGGGCGAAATCGTTGCCTCCCTGGACCTGCAGGCCATGGCCGACTGGCGGGCCCGGATACCCTGCTTCAACGACCGCCGGCCCGAGTTGTATTGAGATAGTGATGTCTGCCACGGAGGCGCAGAGAAAACCAGAGAGAGTATTAACTCAGGGCCCTTACCCAAAAATCCCTGTTTTAAGTTTCGGCTTTCTCAGTGTTTCTCCGTGTCTCAGTGTCTCTGTGGCAGATTTTGAGATTCCAGAATTTAATCTTTCCCAGGAGTTAGAAATATGTCCGTAGCAGAGCAGATGGCCGTCATCAAGCGCGGCGCCGTGGAGATTCTGGTCGAAAAGGAACTGGAAGACAAGTTGGAGAAGTCCCTCAAAAGCGGCGTGCCCCTGAAGATCAAGGCCGGCTTCGACCCCACCGCCCCGGACCTCCACCTGGGCCATACCGTGCTGATCCAGAAACTGCGCCAGTTCCAGCAACTGGGGCATGAGGTCAACTTCCTCATCGGCGACTTCACCGGCATGATCGGCGACCCCACCGGCAAATCCGTGACCCGCAAGGTCCTGACCCGCGAGGACGTGCTCAGGAACGCCGAAACCTACAAGGAGCAGGTCTTCAAGATCCTCGACCCGGCCAAAACCAAGGTGGTCTTCAACTCCGAATGGCTCAACAAGCTGGACGCCGGCGGCATGATCGGCCTGGCCTCCAAGTATACCGTGGCCCGCATGCTGGAGCGGGACGACTTCCACAAGCGCTTCACCAGCCAGCAGCCGATCAGCATCCACGAGTTTCTCTACCCCCTGATCCAGGGGTACGATTCGGTGGCGCTCCAGGCGGATGTGGAGTTGGGGGGCACCGACCAGAAGTTCAACCTGCTCATGGGGCGCGAACTTCAGCGGGAGTGGGGCCAGCCGTCCCAGTGCATCCTCACCATGCCGCTCCTGGAGGGACTGGACGGGGTCAACAAGATGTCCAAGTCCCTGGGCAACTACATCGGCATCAGCGAGCCCCCCGACGAGATCTTCGGCAAGGTCATGTCCATCTCCGACGACCTGATGCTGCGCTACTACGAGCTGCTCTCCGACATGTCCCTGACCGAACTGGAACAACTGAAGGCCGGCCTGAAGGACCACTCCCTCCACCCCATGGCGGCCAAGAAGGCGCTGGGGCGCGAGATCGTCTCCCGCTTCCACGGCGCCGGGGCCGGCGAGGCGGCGGAGGAGCAATTCGTCAAGCGCTTCAAGGAGAACGAGATCCCGGACGAGATGCCCCAGGTCGGCTTCTCCCTGGCCGACGGCCCGGTGCTCCTGGCCAGGGCCATGACCGAGGCCGGGCTGACCAAGTCCAACGGCGAGGGGCGGCGCTCCATCGACCAGGGGGGGGTCAGGCTGAACAACGAAAAGGTCAGCGATACCAACCTGGAACTGGCCGCCCCCGGCGAGTACATCGTCCAGATCGGCAAGCGCAGGTTTGCCCGGATCGTCGTTTCCTGAGCCGTTTTCCGGGCCCGGCCACGGCGGCTTCAGGGAAGTTTGCCGCCGCAGCCGTCACCGTCGTGGTACAATGAACAACAGATGGTGAGATCGCGAAAGGGGGTGCACGTATGACCACGCGCAGAGAAAAGGATACCCTCGGCGAGATGGAAGTCCCGGCCGAGGCGTATTATGGCGCCCAGACGGCGCGGGCGGTGCGCAACTTCCCCATCTCGGGCCTTCGGCCCCATCCCGCCTTTGTGTGGGCCACGGTGGCCATCAAGCGGGCGGCGGCCCGGGTCAACATGGCCGGCGGCAGGCTCCCCGCCCCCATCGGCAACGCCATCGTGGCGGCGGCCGACGAGGCGCTGGCGGGCAGATTCGACGAACAGTTCGTGGTCGATCCCTTCCAGGCGGGCGCCGGCACCTCCCACAACATGAACATCAACGAGGTCCTGGCCAACCGGGCCCTGGAAATCCTGGGGCGGCAGCGCGGCGATTTTTCCACCCTGCACCCCAACGACCACGTCAACATGGCCCAGTCCACCAACGACGTGATCCCCACCGCCATCCGCCTGGCGGCGCTCAGGATGCTCGATCCGCTGCTGGAGGTTCTGGAGGGGCTGGAACAGGCCCTGGCCGACAAGGCCCGGGAGTTCGACCCGATCCTCAAATCGGGGCGCACCCACCTGCAGGATGCGGTGCCGATCCGCCTGGGGCAGGAGTTCGGCGCCTATGCAGCGGCCGTACGCCGGAGCCGCGAAGGGGTGGAGGGATGCCTGCCGGCGCTCCTGGAACTGGGCATCGGCGGCACCGCCGTGGGCACCGGCCTGAACGCCGAACCGGACTACCGCAAACGCATGGTGGCGGAGTTGGCCGCTGCAACCGGTTTCCCGGTCACCGCCAGCGGCAACCTGTTCGAGGCCATGCAGAACATGGAGCCCTTCCTGGCCCTCTCCGCGGCCCTGCGGGGGGCGGCGGTCGCCATCGGCCGCATCGCCAACGACCTGCGCCTGCTCGCCTCCGGGCCGCGCACGGGGCTGGACGAAATCCGCCTGCCGGCGGTCCAGCCCGGCTCCTCGATCATGCCGGGGAAGATCAACCCCTCCATGGCCGAGATGATCAACATGGTCTGCTTCCAGGTGATCGGCTGCGACCAGGCGGTCATGCTGGCGGCCCAGGCCGGGCAACTGGAGCTGAACGTGATGATGCCGCTCATCGCCTACAATGTGCTGTTCGCCATGGAACTGCTCACAAACGGCGTGCGCAAATTCACCGAATCGTGCATACTGGGGATACAGGCCAACGAGGAACGCTGCCGCCGCTATCTGGAGGAGTCGCTGGGGCTGGTGACGGTGCTGGCGCCCTACATCGGCTACAACGCGGCGGCGGAGGTGGCCAAGGAATCGGTGGCGACCGGCACGTCCATCCGGCAGATCGTGCTGGAACGCGGCCTGATGCCGGAGGCGGAGCTGGAAGCGGTCATGAAGCCGGAACACCTGACCGAACCGGGGCTGCCGCTGCGCTGAGAGGGACGGAACGAAGAAACACAGGGCTGAAAAAAGTTTTGCAGGGTGGCGATGGGGCGAGAGGCCGGTCCGGCATATCCCCTCCCGCCGCCCCTGGTGATTCGGTTTTCACGACTTTGTGTCATTACCCATAGCAAAAAGGAGAACAGCGATGAAAGCAGAAGTCGAAAAGGTACTTGAAATGGTGCGGCCCGGCCTGCAGGCCGACGGCGGCGATGTGGAACTGGTGGAGGTGACCGACGACGGCGTCGTCAAGGTTCGCCTGAAAGGCGCCTGCGGTAGCTGCCCCATGTCCACCATGACCCTCAAGATGGGTATCGAGCGGGCCGTGAAGGAGCAGGTGCCCGGCATCAAGGAAGTGGTGCAGGTATAAGCTTGCTGACCATGGCTTGCAACGGGGGGGAAACGGCGCGCCGCTTCCCCCCCGTTGCGTGATGCGTGGCCGAAGGGCGTCAGGCCCGGCGCCAGGAGACGATCAGCACCGCCAGCAGAATCACCCCGCCCCCGGCAAAGAACGACAGGGACAGGTGCTCCCCCAGCACCAGCCACCCCAGCAGCGCCCCCACCACCGGCTGGAGAAAGAAGAAGACCGACCCGGTGCCCGCCTCCACCAGGCTCATCCCCTTGTTCCAGAGATAGAAGGCCCCTGCGGTGGAAACGACCCCCAGGTAGAGGATCGCCCCCCAGAGGACCGGATTGGCCAGCCCGCTCACCGGCAGGAAACGCCATTCGATGACCATGGCCGGGGTCGTCATCAGGGTGGCCCAGAAGATGGCCCCGGTGGTGATGACCAGGGGGAGAGGCTGGCCGAGAACTTCCGGGCCAGGACCGACAGGAGCGCCCAGGTGACGGCGGCGCCGATCAGGGCCAGATTGCCGGCCAGCACCCGGCCGCCGGTGGCGCTGGCGTCCCACCCCACGACGATGATGACCCCGATGCTCGCCAAAAGCACCGAGGAGAGCTTGCGGGGGGTCAGGCGCTCCCCCAGCATGAGCCAGGCAAAGAGCAGGATGAAGGCTGGGCTGGCGGAGGTGAGGATCGCCCCGTTGTGGGCCGAGGAGAGGCGCGTCCCGATGAACTGGAGCCCCACCGACACGAAGTAGCCCACAAAGCCGATGGCGATGAAGGCGCGGTGGTCGCTGCGGGTCAGGGGGGCGGTCTGCTGGCGCGCCGCCAGCGGGTAGAGCGTGGCAAAGGCGGTGACGTACCGCAGCCAGAGCAGGGTGAAGGGGGGGATGAAATCGAGGGTGTACTTGCTGACCACGTACATGCCGCCCCAGATGGAGGCCGCCGCAGCCAGGGCGCAGTAGCCGCGCATCGTCTGATGTCCGTTTGTGTGCATACCGTCCGTTTCCGCTGGAGAGTGGGTGATTCCGCCGCGCCGGGTGTTCGTCTGTATACCACAGATTTTTTTCCTGAAATCAAACAAAATGTCATCCTTCGCACAATTCGCTTGCAGGCATACTGTTTACCGTGATAAAAAACAGTGCTTTTTTCTTCATAAAAGGCACCTTTTTTCATACACTTTTACGCATAATCACGGGATATCCGGCATGTTCCTGCAACAGCTCATCAACGGCATCGCCCTGGGCTCCACCTACGCCCTGATCGCCCTGGGCTACACCATGGTGTACGGCATCATCGCCCTGATCAACTTCGCCCACGGCGAGATCTTCATGGCCGGGGCCTTCGTCGGCCTCCTCATGGTGGGCGTGTTCAAGCTCAACATCTTCCTGGCCATGGCCTGCTCCATGATCTTCTGCATGGTCATGGGGGTCGTGATCGAATTCATCGCCTACCGCCCCCTGCGCAAATCGTCCCGGCTCTCGGCCCTCATCTCCGCCATCGGCGTCTCCACCTTCCTCTCCTCCCTGGCCCTGATGGTCTTCGGCGCCAACGCCAAGGGGTTCCCGGACCAGGCGTTTCCCTCGCACCAGATCAGCATCGGCGACGCGGACATCTCGACCCTGCAGCTCCTCATCATCGGCGTTTCGGCGGTGCTGATGCTCGGCCTGGAGTTCATCGTCCAGAAGACCAAGATCGGCAAGGCCATGCGGGCCACCTCCGAAGACTACAACACCGCGGCCCTCATGGGGGTCAACGTCAACTTCGTCATTTCCTTCACCTTTGCCCTCGGCTCGGCCCTGGCCGCTGCCGGCGGCGTCCTGGTTGGGATGCTGTTCAACGCCGTATCCTTCAACATGGGACTGATGGCCGGCCTGAAGGCCTTCGCCGCCGCCGTCCTGGGGGGCATCGGCTCCATCCCGGGCGCCATGCTGGGGGGGCTGCTCCTGGGCGTGACCGAGGTCTTCGGGGTCGCCATCGGCTACTCCTCCTACCGCGACGCCATCGCTTTCGCCATCCTCGTACTGGTATTGCTGGTCCGGCCCACCGGCCTGTTGGGCCGCAAGATCCTGAAGAAGGTCTGACTATGCTGCATGGCTTTGTCAACTCCATCGACCCCTATTTCCTGCAGATCCTGGTCAACATCGGCATCGGCATCACCCTGGCGCTCGGGCTCAACGTCATCACCGGCCTGACCGGCCAGCTCTCCCTCGGCCATGCCGCCTTCATGAGCGTCGGCGCCTTCACGGGCGCGCTGTTGACCCTCAAGACCGGCACCCCCTTCTACCTCAACCTGATCCTGAGCGGCCTCTTCACCGCCGCCGTGGGCGCCCTGATCGGCTGGCCGATCCTGCGGCTCACCGGCGACTACCTGGCCATCTGCACCCTGGGCTTCGCCGAGATCGTCAAGGTGGTCTTCCTCAACCTGGAGATCACCAACAAGGCCCTGGGCCTCACCGTCCCCACGCCGCAGACGGCGCTGCCCATGCCGGTGATCGTCCTCATCGTCGCCATCATCATGATCGTCGCCTCCACCTTCATCCAGAACTCCCGCTTCGGCCGGGCCCTCAAGGCGATCCGGGACGACGAGATCGCCGCGGAATCCATGGGTATCAACATCGCCCGCTACAAGGTCCAGGCCTTTGCGGTCAGCACCTTCATGGCCGGGGTCGGCGGCTGCCTCTACGCCCACTTCCTGGGGTACATCAACCCGTCGGACTTCGGCTTCCTCAAGTCCGTGGACATGCTCAGCATGATCGTCCTGGGCGGCCTGGGAAGCATCCCCGGCGCGGTCATCGGCGCCTCGATCCTCTCCACGGCGCCCGAGGTCCTGCGCTTCATGTCCCAGTACCGCATGCTGGTCTACGGCGCCCTGATGGTCTTTTTGATGGTCTTCCGCCCCAACGGCCTCCTGGGGGGCGTCAACGTCACCGACCTAGTGCTGCGCAAGCTGGGGGTGAAGCCCCACGGCGCGCTGCGCAACGAGGAGGGGAAACACTGATGGCGCTGCTCAAGCTCGATAACGCCACCATCCGCTTCGGGGGCCTGGTGGCGGTGAACGGAGTCAACCTGGATGTGGAGGAAGGGGAGATCATGGCGCTCATCGGCCCCAACGGCGCCGGCAAAAGCACCATCTTCAACCTCATCACCGGCATCTATCCCCCCACGGAGGGGGGCATCAGCTTCAAGGGCAAAAGCATCGCCGGACTCCAGCCCCACGTCATCGCCGGGGGCGGCATCGGCCGCACCTTTCAGAACATCCGCCTCTTCAACGAACTGACCGTGCTCGAAAACGTCCTCATCGGCGCCCACACCCGTGGGCGGTGGGACCTGACCGGCGCGCTGCTCAAGCTCCTCC is a window of Geobacter sp. FeAm09 DNA encoding:
- a CDS encoding aspartate ammonia-lyase; translated protein: MTTRREKDTLGEMEVPAEAYYGAQTARAVRNFPISGLRPHPAFVWATVAIKRAAARVNMAGGRLPAPIGNAIVAAADEALAGRFDEQFVVDPFQAGAGTSHNMNINEVLANRALEILGRQRGDFSTLHPNDHVNMAQSTNDVIPTAIRLAALRMLDPLLEVLEGLEQALADKAREFDPILKSGRTHLQDAVPIRLGQEFGAYAAAVRRSREGVEGCLPALLELGIGGTAVGTGLNAEPDYRKRMVAELAAATGFPVTASGNLFEAMQNMEPFLALSAALRGAAVAIGRIANDLRLLASGPRTGLDEIRLPAVQPGSSIMPGKINPSMAEMINMVCFQVIGCDQAVMLAAQAGQLELNVMMPLIAYNVLFAMELLTNGVRKFTESCILGIQANEERCRRYLEESLGLVTVLAPYIGYNAAAEVAKESVATGTSIRQIVLERGLMPEAELEAVMKPEHLTEPGLPLR
- a CDS encoding carbon-nitrogen family hydrolase; its protein translation is MDSIRAAAIQFHVTQGAVDANLAQVREALRRGAAQGANLAVLPEMWSTGFAYKNLNELAQRTAGIVDELLALSRELNLVIVGSMPEPGGDKVFNTVFLVDNGTLAGVYRKIHLFSLLGEDRAFSGGDRWLLAETSLGPVGVIVCYDLRFPELSRRLAVEGARVICIPAQWPRPREEHWRTLVRARAIENQLFVVACNACGPSGKLNLFGMSMIVDPQGEVLAEAGDGEGEIVASLDLQAMADWRARIPCFNDRRPELY
- a CDS encoding NifU family protein gives rise to the protein MKAEVEKVLEMVRPGLQADGGDVELVEVTDDGVVKVRLKGACGSCPMSTMTLKMGIERAVKEQVPGIKEVVQV
- the tyrS gene encoding tyrosine--tRNA ligase; the encoded protein is MSVAEQMAVIKRGAVEILVEKELEDKLEKSLKSGVPLKIKAGFDPTAPDLHLGHTVLIQKLRQFQQLGHEVNFLIGDFTGMIGDPTGKSVTRKVLTREDVLRNAETYKEQVFKILDPAKTKVVFNSEWLNKLDAGGMIGLASKYTVARMLERDDFHKRFTSQQPISIHEFLYPLIQGYDSVALQADVELGGTDQKFNLLMGRELQREWGQPSQCILTMPLLEGLDGVNKMSKSLGNYIGISEPPDEIFGKVMSISDDLMLRYYELLSDMSLTELEQLKAGLKDHSLHPMAAKKALGREIVSRFHGAGAGEAAEEQFVKRFKENEIPDEMPQVGFSLADGPVLLARAMTEAGLTKSNGEGRRSIDQGGVRLNNEKVSDTNLELAAPGEYIVQIGKRRFARIVVS
- a CDS encoding branched-chain amino acid ABC transporter permease codes for the protein MFLQQLINGIALGSTYALIALGYTMVYGIIALINFAHGEIFMAGAFVGLLMVGVFKLNIFLAMACSMIFCMVMGVVIEFIAYRPLRKSSRLSALISAIGVSTFLSSLALMVFGANAKGFPDQAFPSHQISIGDADISTLQLLIIGVSAVLMLGLEFIVQKTKIGKAMRATSEDYNTAALMGVNVNFVISFTFALGSALAAAGGVLVGMLFNAVSFNMGLMAGLKAFAAAVLGGIGSIPGAMLGGLLLGVTEVFGVAIGYSSYRDAIAFAILVLVLLVRPTGLLGRKILKKV
- a CDS encoding branched-chain amino acid ABC transporter permease; amino-acid sequence: MLHGFVNSIDPYFLQILVNIGIGITLALGLNVITGLTGQLSLGHAAFMSVGAFTGALLTLKTGTPFYLNLILSGLFTAAVGALIGWPILRLTGDYLAICTLGFAEIVKVVFLNLEITNKALGLTVPTPQTALPMPVIVLIVAIIMIVASTFIQNSRFGRALKAIRDDEIAAESMGINIARYKVQAFAVSTFMAGVGGCLYAHFLGYINPSDFGFLKSVDMLSMIVLGGLGSIPGAVIGASILSTAPEVLRFMSQYRMLVYGALMVFLMVFRPNGLLGGVNVTDLVLRKLGVKPHGALRNEEGKH